A DNA window from Anaerolineales bacterium contains the following coding sequences:
- a CDS encoding winged helix-turn-helix domain-containing protein, producing MVRPCYNIPEMADNPFYHRGPVSRPEFFFGRKRELAYLFDLLRKGQSVSISGPRRIGKTSLLMHASNPAVAAAHECPPERMEFLLLDGGTLDGLGEADFYGAVRRSLDGGSGGVPYADFLESIRREFSGGRRSLVILLDEFELVASNPRFGTALFNRLRGLAAQYPVRFVTASKNPLWRLGRVNPETLSSPFFNFFAPMSLGLMEEREAREMLQTLSAKAGKPYADRSLDPILSLAGTHPLFLQVAGYRAFESADSSGEVPPEAIPAIRQQMLADLEPHLQYYWSELGEEDRYALAALPMTGGESPGLAEAGLVCGGKYVGTVLEQFVRRQAVPGLLQGGPFLIDLRRSLATVSGKAVHLTPTEFSLLKVFLEKPGRVLAPQDIEAALWPGEKTLDPERARGVVKKLRNALGSAGELLVNRRGQGYLLALD from the coding sequence GTGGTCCGCCCGTGCTACAATATCCCCGAGATGGCCGACAACCCCTTCTACCACCGCGGTCCGGTATCCCGTCCGGAATTCTTCTTCGGCCGCAAACGGGAGCTGGCCTACCTTTTCGACCTTCTGCGCAAAGGGCAAAGCGTTTCGATTTCCGGACCGCGGCGGATCGGCAAAACGTCGCTGCTGATGCACGCCTCGAATCCGGCGGTCGCCGCCGCGCACGAATGCCCGCCGGAGCGCATGGAATTCCTGCTCCTTGACGGCGGAACCCTCGACGGTTTGGGAGAAGCGGATTTTTACGGCGCCGTCCGCCGCTCCCTCGACGGAGGATCCGGCGGCGTTCCGTACGCGGATTTTCTGGAAAGCATCCGGCGCGAATTCTCCGGCGGCCGCCGCAGCCTGGTTATCCTGCTGGATGAATTCGAATTGGTCGCGTCGAATCCGCGGTTCGGCACCGCACTGTTCAACCGTTTGCGGGGTCTGGCGGCCCAGTATCCGGTCCGTTTCGTCACCGCCTCAAAAAACCCTTTGTGGAGACTGGGACGGGTCAATCCGGAAACGCTTTCGTCCCCGTTCTTTAATTTTTTCGCGCCCATGAGCCTCGGCTTGATGGAGGAGAGGGAAGCGCGCGAAATGCTTCAAACCCTTTCCGCCAAAGCCGGCAAACCGTACGCGGACCGCTCCCTCGATCCGATCCTCTCGCTCGCGGGGACTCACCCGCTGTTCCTTCAAGTGGCGGGCTACCGCGCGTTCGAATCCGCGGACTCTTCCGGCGAGGTTCCTCCGGAAGCGATTCCCGCAATCCGCCAGCAGATGCTCGCCGATTTGGAACCCCACCTGCAATATTACTGGAGCGAGCTGGGGGAGGAGGACCGGTATGCGCTGGCGGCTTTGCCGATGACCGGCGGGGAAAGTCCCGGATTGGCGGAGGCCGGTTTGGTCTGCGGCGGGAAGTACGTCGGCACGGTGCTCGAACAATTCGTCCGCCGCCAGGCGGTTCCCGGCCTGCTGCAAGGCGGCCCCTTCCTGATCGACCTGCGGCGGAGTCTGGCGACCGTCTCCGGAAAGGCGGTCCATCTCACGCCGACCGAGTTTTCCTTGCTGAAGGTTTTTCTCGAGAAACCCGGCCGCGTGCTGGCTCCGCAGGACATCGAAGCCGCCCTGTGGCCCGGGGAGAAGACGTTGGACCCTGAACGGGCCCGCGGCGTCGTCAAGAAGCTGCGCAACGCCCTGGGAAGCGCCGGGGAATTGTTGGTCAATCGGCGCGGTCAAGGCTACTTGCTGGCATTGGATTGA